A region from the Symphalangus syndactylus isolate Jambi chromosome 2, NHGRI_mSymSyn1-v2.1_pri, whole genome shotgun sequence genome encodes:
- the LOC129464062 gene encoding uncharacterized protein: MWLELAAGRAGRGPWIIRGASRPSGAESYSEPLSSRPASPRGGSFSAEPRPRASLPPPRPARPSHLLWPKRLPGRPGRAPGDRRAALPPPGTRSPFARAAAELGASYQQIAGLRRRPKSPGSVRQDEELPAWRIDHAGLWAAFSRDAEPEGTFLFTLIHSYTGEELHSEEAAHAAMRDPGRRCCCCPSNSTSARWKTADSSLAKRTPRADHCSPSSHVLHQGSLLLALALQAAHQRGVGLWATKRHPWTCHEGNSCRTPPDSNESPTSEARDSRGLCCLFGTRGPGSQDLGCTGPPSPSHCSAILPPFRKGLTRGLGTRPQTWGEDASYQLCHRSRHRQPGIVMRAHHREPRSRTADLISDTHALLPLNVHEVGRRSPRPPDAIFALRPPDFMQMIPSGFRNPNNQPHDLVFTKASILGVRSHLLEPGGSSRAESIVGVFPGVGVALGPFSAPSLLCQGWDAIPSGQPSLGRGHKKDGDPAPTAPLGVLLSPGASSRVSPGAVPGASGLEDSEQAHGAASPFLGPEPAAAGELSLVLPGAPYKQRVDLPGLGWVGVHHQEALSSGIALGGDKHLNRLHLGSGWCYRDGETGSGALGAGVEHGSSIWPGQVATAAQASSLEDAETLGTTSSPRRQGNPWGLRHGHQHTRPQSLAPSVPKGAAQEQTPC, from the exons ATGTGGCTCGAGCTCGCGGCCGGGCGCGCGGGGCGGGGGCCCTGGATTATCCGCGGCGCCTCCCGCCCCAGCGGAGCCGAAAGTTACTCGGAGCCGCTTTCCTCGCGGCCGGCGTCACCCCGGGGCGGGAGCTTTTCTGCCGAGCCGCGGCCCCGCGCGTCCCTCCCGCCGCCCAGACCCGCGCGTCCTTCCCACCTGCTGTGGCCGAAGCGGCtgccggggcggccgggccgcGCTCCCGGAGACAGACGCGCTGCGCTCCCCCCGCCGGGGACCCGCTCTCCATTCGCGAGGGCAGCGGCGGAGCTGGGAGCGAGTTATCAACAGATTGCGGGGCTGCGGCGCCGGCCG AAGTCTCCAGGCTCGGTGCGGCAGGATGAGGAGCTGCCCGCCTGGAGGATCGATCACGCAGGCCTCTGGGCAGCATTCAGCAG AGATGCAGAACCGGAGGGTACGTTCCTGTTTACACTGATACATAGTTATACAGGTGAAGAGCTTCACAGTGAGGAAGCGGCTCACGCGGCCATGAGGGACCCAGGCAGGAGATGCTGTTGCTGCCCCAG CAACTCCACGAGTGCTCGATGGAAAACCGCGGACAGCAGCCTTGCCAAGCGGACGCCCAGGGCCGACCACTGCAGCCCCTCCAGCCACGTTCTCCATCAGGGCAGCCTCCTGCTGGCTTTGGCACTGCAGGCAGCACACCAGCGAGGGGTGGGGCTGTGGGCCACGAAGCGTCATCCGTGGACGTGCCACGAAGG AAACAGCTGCCGGACGCCGCCTGACAGCAACGAGAGCCCCACTTCTGAGGCGCGCGACTCTCGAGGGCTTTGTTGTTTATTTGGCACCCGAGGCCCAGGCTCACAGGATCTCGGGTGCACGGGACCCCCCAGCCCTTCTCACTGCTCTGCGATTCTGCCTCCCTTCCGGAAAG GGCTGACACGTGGCCTGGGCACCCGGCCACAGACGTGGGGAGAGGACGCTTCTTATCAACTCTGCCACAGAAGCCGTCACAGGCAGCCCGGAATTGTAATGAGGGCTCATCACAGGGAACCACGGAGCCGCACTGCCGACCTTATCAGCGACACGCATGCGCTCCTGCCCCTTAACGTCCATGAAGTTGGACGGCGAAGCCCACGGCCACCAGATGCCATCTTCGCCTTGAGACCCCCCGATTTCATGCAGATGATTCCTTCTGGATTCAGAA ACCCGAATAATCAGCCACACGACCTGGTTTTCACAAAAGCCTCCATCCTGGGGGTCAGGAGCCACCTCTTGGAGCCTGGTGGTTCCTCCAGGGCCGAATCCATCGTTGGGGTCTTCCCAGGAGTGGGGGTGGCTCTGGGGCCTTTCTCGGCCCCGTCCCTGCTCTGTCAGGGCTGGGACGCCATCCCGTCTGGCCAGCCATCCCTGGGCCGTGGTCACAAGAAGGACGGGGATCCAGCCCCCACCGCGCCCCTCGGGGTCCTGCTTAG CCCTGGAGCATCTTCAAGGGTCAGCCCAGGTGCCGTCCCTGGGGCGTCTGGCCTGGAGGACTCTGAACAGGCCCATGGTGCAGCCAGCCCCTTCCTAGGACCAGAGCCGGCAGCGGCTGGGGAGCTGTCCCTGGTGCTGCCCGGA GCTCCCTACAAGCAGCGAGTGGACCTTCCTGGACTGGGCTGGGTGGGGGTCCACCACCAGGAGGCCCTTTCCTCAGGAATCGCTCTGGGGGGTGATAAGCACTTGAACCGACTGCATCTGGGGAGCGGCTGGTGCTACAGAGACGGGGAGACCGGGTCAGGGGCCCTGGGGGCTGGTGTCGAGCACGGCAGCTCCATCTGGCCTGGGCAGGTGGCCACGGCAGCGCAGGCATCCTCCCTGGAAGATGCAGAGACTTTGGGAACCACATCAtcacccaggaggcaggggaacCCGTGGGGCCTGAGACACGGGCACCAGCACACGCGGCCGCAGAGCCTGGCACCCTCGGTTCCTAAAGGCGCCGCCCAGGAGCAAACACCCTGCTGA